The following are encoded in a window of Ictalurus punctatus breed USDA103 chromosome 13, Coco_2.0, whole genome shotgun sequence genomic DNA:
- the cyth3a gene encoding cytohesin-3 isoform X1, protein MNMDEDSKVPEDLSLGERDELSNIRRRKKELLDDIERLKFEIAEVMTEIEHLTCMGETKTSQRKKQMAIGRKKFNMDPKKGIRFLLDNDLLQHTPEDIAQFLYKGEGLNKTVIGDYLGERDDFNISVLQAFVELHEFADLNLVQALRQFLWSFRLPGEAQKIDRMMEAFASRYCQCNPGVFQSSDTCYVLSFSIIMLNTSLHNPNVRDKPTAERFISMNRGINEGGDLPEELLKNLYESIKNEPFKIPEDDGNDLTHTFFNPDREGWLLKLGGRVKTWKRRWFILTDNCLYYFEYTTDKEPRGIIPLENLSIREVDEPRKPNCFELYNPRHKGQVIKACKTEADGRVVEGNHVVYRISAPTPEEKEEWIKSIRASISRDPFYEMLASRKRRVATKK, encoded by the exons TACCTGAAGATCTCTCTCTAGGAGAAAGAGATGAATTGTCCAACATTCGACGAAGGAAAAAAGAATTACTTGATGACATTGAA CGGTTAAAGTTTGAGATTGCTGAAGTGATGACAGAGATTGAACATTTAACATGCATGGGAGAGAC aaagaCCAGTCAGCGGAAAAAACAGATGGCTATTGGAAGAAAGAAATTCAATATGGATCCTAAAAAG GGTATCCGGTTTCTTTTGGATAATGACCTTTTGCAACACACACCTGAGGACATTGCACAGTTCCTATACAAAGGAGAGGGCTTGAATAAAACAGTCATCGGAGATTATTTAGGGGAAAG GGATGATTTTAACATCAGCGTTCTGCAGGCCTTTGTGGAACTTCATGAGTTTGCGGACCTCAACCTAGTGCAAGCTTTACG GCAGTTTCTCTGGAGCTTCAGACTCCCGGGTGAGGCTCAGAAGATTGATCGGATGATGGAAGCTTTCGCATCGCGATATTGCCAGTGCAACCCAGGCGTCTTCCAGTCCTCAG ACACGTGCTATGTCCTGTCATTCTCCATCATTATGCTCAATACCAGTCTGCACAACCCCAATGTCAGGGACAAGCCCACTGCTGAGAGATTCATCTCTATGAACCGTGGCATCAATGAAGGTGGTGACCTGCCAGAGGAGCTGCTCAAG AATTTATACGAAAGCATTAAAAACGAGCCCTTCAAGATCCCTGAAGATGATGGCAATGATCTGACGCACACGTTCTTCAATCCAGACAGGGAAGGATGGCTGCTGAAGCTAG GAGGAAGAGTGAAGACGTGGAAAAGGAGATGGTTCATTCTCACTGATAACTGCTTGTATTACTTTGAATATACAACA GACAAAGAGCCTCGAGGGATCATTCCACTGGAGAACCTCAGCATAAGAGAGGTGGACGAGCCAAGAAAACCA AACTGTTTCGAGCTCTACAACCCAAGACATAAAGGTCAGGTGATCAAGGCGTGCAAAACAGAGGCAGACGGAAGGGTTGTAGAGGGGAACCACGTGGTGTACAGAATATCAGCACCTACTCCTGAGGAGAAAGAGGAGTGGATCAAATCCATCAG GGCCAGCATCAGCAGGGACCCTTTCTACGAGATGCTGGCGAGCAGAAAGCGGCGGGTCGCCACTAAGAAGTGA
- the cyth3a gene encoding cytohesin-3 isoform X2, with translation MAIGRKKFNMDPKKGIRFLLDNDLLQHTPEDIAQFLYKGEGLNKTVIGDYLGERDDFNISVLQAFVELHEFADLNLVQALRQFLWSFRLPGEAQKIDRMMEAFASRYCQCNPGVFQSSDTCYVLSFSIIMLNTSLHNPNVRDKPTAERFISMNRGINEGGDLPEELLKNLYESIKNEPFKIPEDDGNDLTHTFFNPDREGWLLKLGGRVKTWKRRWFILTDNCLYYFEYTTDKEPRGIIPLENLSIREVDEPRKPNCFELYNPRHKGQVIKACKTEADGRVVEGNHVVYRISAPTPEEKEEWIKSIRASISRDPFYEMLASRKRRVATKK, from the exons ATGGCTATTGGAAGAAAGAAATTCAATATGGATCCTAAAAAG GGTATCCGGTTTCTTTTGGATAATGACCTTTTGCAACACACACCTGAGGACATTGCACAGTTCCTATACAAAGGAGAGGGCTTGAATAAAACAGTCATCGGAGATTATTTAGGGGAAAG GGATGATTTTAACATCAGCGTTCTGCAGGCCTTTGTGGAACTTCATGAGTTTGCGGACCTCAACCTAGTGCAAGCTTTACG GCAGTTTCTCTGGAGCTTCAGACTCCCGGGTGAGGCTCAGAAGATTGATCGGATGATGGAAGCTTTCGCATCGCGATATTGCCAGTGCAACCCAGGCGTCTTCCAGTCCTCAG ACACGTGCTATGTCCTGTCATTCTCCATCATTATGCTCAATACCAGTCTGCACAACCCCAATGTCAGGGACAAGCCCACTGCTGAGAGATTCATCTCTATGAACCGTGGCATCAATGAAGGTGGTGACCTGCCAGAGGAGCTGCTCAAG AATTTATACGAAAGCATTAAAAACGAGCCCTTCAAGATCCCTGAAGATGATGGCAATGATCTGACGCACACGTTCTTCAATCCAGACAGGGAAGGATGGCTGCTGAAGCTAG GAGGAAGAGTGAAGACGTGGAAAAGGAGATGGTTCATTCTCACTGATAACTGCTTGTATTACTTTGAATATACAACA GACAAAGAGCCTCGAGGGATCATTCCACTGGAGAACCTCAGCATAAGAGAGGTGGACGAGCCAAGAAAACCA AACTGTTTCGAGCTCTACAACCCAAGACATAAAGGTCAGGTGATCAAGGCGTGCAAAACAGAGGCAGACGGAAGGGTTGTAGAGGGGAACCACGTGGTGTACAGAATATCAGCACCTACTCCTGAGGAGAAAGAGGAGTGGATCAAATCCATCAG GGCCAGCATCAGCAGGGACCCTTTCTACGAGATGCTGGCGAGCAGAAAGCGGCGGGTCGCCACTAAGAAGTGA